The nucleotide sequence CTCGCCGCCCAACCCGAGTTGCGAGATTTGCGTGAAATTGCGCGTTTCATCGCCCAGGACAGTCCCGCAGCCGCCGAACGCGGTGGTCACGAATTGCTCAATCTGGCTGAATCACTGACGGTATTACCGTCTCGGGGAGTTAGAATTCGTTCGCGGCCCGGTGCACGTCGTCGCCTTTCGGTCCCATACTTGGTCGTGTATCGCGTAGATGAAACCGCACGCGTCGTGAAAATCCTGCGATTTTGGCATGCTAAACGCAATCCCGACGAGCTGCACTTGGACTGAGTCATCGTGCGGAGATTCACCCAGCCGCCGGAAGAGACCATGCGAAGGACAGGGCCGACCCGCTCGTTCGCTGAAGCCAGGTTTCTACGGACTCGCAAATTTCCCGTCACTGACGCTCGACGGCAGCTCAGCCTTCATCGGGCCACTCATACCTCCAGATGGAACTGTCGCCCACCGTGGCCTCTTTGACCCAATTTCCCGGTAAGTGGCGGAAGAATATGCGGTCTTTTTCGAAGACTTTCAGAACAGCGTAAAGCGGACGCCCCTGCTTTCGAATGTTCTCCGCCGCGTGATGGAATTCCTCAGGGTTCAGCCAATCCGGACGTAAAACCTGCAACTCCGTATAGTAAAACAAAGCGCCACTATCCTGCGCGGCCATCACCACGGTATCCATGGTTAGGTGACGTTGAGCCCACGAGGCCGTGACCTGATACTTACGTTCGTCCTGCGCGGTGCGAAAAGACCGCATCGCGCGCCCCCACAGCGAGCCGTGAACGACGACGATGAGTGCCACGCTTAACCACGCTGCGGCCGGCGAAACGAGGCGGCTCTTCCTTAAGCCGCTTCGTCCGGCCAAACTGCGCAAAACCAACAAACATGCGACAATAAGAGCGGGAAACGCCGGGAGCAGGAATCGCATGAACCAATAGTCCTCCCGCGTGTAAATATAGATGGCGTAGAAGCCAAAGAGCGCTCCGACCCACGAACCCAGAACGAGTTTATTCCTCCCGCTCACCCGGCGCGCCCAAGGCAACGCCAGAATCCCCACCACCAGGGGAGTGAGCGAAACCGGTAGCCAGATCGCATAGTGGACCAACGTCGGCCCCACATGGATCAGACCGAAAGTTCCAGCCGGATTGTAATAGCCCGACACCAGCACCTCGGCGTAGGTATGCAAATTGTAGGCCACGAGTCCCAGTGCCGCCGGAACCCCACCGGCCATGAGCAAGCCCAAGCGCGGCGGATTCCATCCGATCGCCATCATCGCAGGGATCAACACCAAGCCATTGGTCGGGCGCACCAACACCGCGACCCCCAAGGCGAACCCTGCGGCCACGGCCCACCCCGGATGTCGTTGGGCGCGCATGGCGGCGACCACGGTCAAGGTGACCCACAAGAGCGCGGGCACATCGCTCATGGTCAAAACCGCCAAGTGCACAAAGAGCGGACTCACCGCGAGCATCAGCACGCCGAGCAACGACCAGCCCGGCGGCAGGCCAAACTCTCGACCAAGTTGATACAACAGCAGCAGCGCCAGCAACGCATGCAGCACGATCGTGCAACCCGGGGCGGCGGCCCATCCTGTAACGGTCGCCATTCCCGCCAACAACAAGGGTAGCCCCACCGGATAGACCGGACTGATCGTGCCATCCCGTCGGGGAGCGCGATACCCGAGCGGGGCGTAGACCTCCTCCACGTATTCGGGCAACGCCTCGTTATCAATGCCCGCAATAAATTGAATGGGCAGTGACGACTTTCCCTCCGCCAACCTCCGCGCGCTGTTCAAATAGCCGGAGCTGTCCGCCGCTCCCGCGACGGTTCCCTGATGTTGCCAAAGGAAAACCGCTTGGGCCAGCAACAACACGAACAAAACCACCACGACCCATCGTTCTCCACGTGCGGTTTCGGGTGACGGAGAAT is from Synoicihabitans lomoniglobus and encodes:
- a CDS encoding type II toxin-antitoxin system RelE/ParE family toxin, encoding MDYRVILAAQPELRDLREIARFIAQDSPAAAERGGHELLNLAESLTVLPSRGVRIRSRPGARRRLSVPYLVVYRVDETARVVKILRFWHAKRNPDELHLD
- a CDS encoding ArnT family glycosyltransferase; protein product: MQDSPSPETARGERWVVVVLFVLLLAQAVFLWQHQGTVAGAADSSGYLNSARRLAEGKSSLPIQFIAGIDNEALPEYVEEVYAPLGYRAPRRDGTISPVYPVGLPLLLAGMATVTGWAAAPGCTIVLHALLALLLLYQLGREFGLPPGWSLLGVLMLAVSPLFVHLAVLTMSDVPALLWVTLTVVAAMRAQRHPGWAVAAGFALGVAVLVRPTNGLVLIPAMMAIGWNPPRLGLLMAGGVPAALGLVAYNLHTYAEVLVSGYYNPAGTFGLIHVGPTLVHYAIWLPVSLTPLVVGILALPWARRVSGRNKLVLGSWVGALFGFYAIYIYTREDYWFMRFLLPAFPALIVACLLVLRSLAGRSGLRKSRLVSPAAAWLSVALIVVVHGSLWGRAMRSFRTAQDERKYQVTASWAQRHLTMDTVVMAAQDSGALFYYTELQVLRPDWLNPEEFHHAAENIRKQGRPLYAVLKVFEKDRIFFRHLPGNWVKEATVGDSSIWRYEWPDEG